taaaaataattccaagTCTACAAAAGAccaccatttttcaattcaattaccTGTAGGGATATGCAGTCGAGTAATAAATTTGCCTGTTCGGATAAAAACCATTATAAAGTTCCTCTTCCATTTACAGACTGCATCAATGCTGACCAATTAGAAGCACTGATCTCTGTCACACTGTTGGAAGTTTCTGAAGAAAAGTGATTCAAGAATGGTACAAATGGAAAAAGATCTTTGTGGGACAACACGCAATAAAGCATTTATGACTCTACTGtcaagaaatttggaattggGTCGGAAGTGAAATGAAATCAAATAGAGAGACGTTAGATGAAAAGGTTCGAGAACAAACTATTAAATAAACGACTGGATTAAGGTGATGATTTATTACATCATCTCAAAATAACAAATATGATTAAACACGATGACCTAAAAACTTAATAATATtggtttaattttattttggaatacTTGCAAAACTGCAGTCATTTCGAGGTAGCATCTTGACCGACTTTTTATggtttggcatttttcaaagattaagAGAATTCCTTACGTGTTATCTGAAGTTACTAGTGAACATTTCTTTGAAGAAtgtcctttaaaaaatttgaaaaatatagcaATCGTTAAAATATCCCGAttccgaaaataaattttgccggttttgacTTTTAGggttcaaaactttattttttctaaaactgtATTAAATCCCGCATATTTCAAATATGTAATGAAATAATCGAGACGCTGAGTAATGTTTTAACTGACTACTactataaataaatacttttttgggttataaaatttatttgtgaGTTGTTATGATTGTAGAGTCATTAAAGAAAGATTATCAGACTATAACCAACTTTGAATTAATATTTGTAAATGCGTAATATTATTACGGCACAGtatgtattgaaaaattcatgaaagtGGGACAATGCGGTTTCAAAGATGAAAGTACTTGAAGCGCCAATTCCACTTGAATttacaaaacatttaaatcagaaaaaagtgtaattttttgcccatcaacttaaatataaaatgaaCAGAACATTATTGTTTGTGAATAAACAGGAAAGAGAATATAAATAGCTTGAATGTAATTATGTAACTTGACAATGAAGACAACGATTTTTAGCCGGAGAAGCCGCCCGGCCGAGTGAGCGGATCGAATAGAAAAGCGaagaaaattgtcggaaagAACGGAAAAAAGGGACGGAGAAGAAGGACGGCATGGAAGGAAAAAGTGAAGGCGGAGCGACATGACGATTAGTGGATTTGTAACAAGCATGACTTTTTGGATCACAAGTCAATGGGAAAGTTTTTGGAACGAAGCATGAAAGGGAACGGGTCTCTTGTTCTTTTGAATTCATTCAACTGTATCATTTTGCATAAAATCCTTTCTGGGAGGTGTGATTCTTCAATCAGCACTTTTTGAAAGGTGGAAAGTTTACCCGGTGAATAAGGAATTCTATCagcaacttgaaaaaatagagttcaaaactacaaaaacgtTTTCAGTTTCCAGTCCCGTATTTTCAATCTATCATCAATGAACTCTAGTAGCTGTGCCAAATATTTGGCCAAATTATAGAAGTACATAGGTAACTGCGACTGAGAAAGGGtttatggaaaatttacaTGTTAAAATAACAATAACTGCCTCTAGTTTAAACAGttttactgaaattatttCCTGATTTATAATAATTATGAACACTTCATTTTCTTTGATATCTTAAAATCTAATGGAAaccctcaaaaaatttgacttccATAAGGTTGTATTCGTAAAACATTTGTTGGATTTAAAACCTTTAAAATACAAAGTGAAACAATGAGAGttttgagacattttgaaCGAGCTTTTTTCATATAGAGTAAAtaagatttttattattttaacgGTACAATTTGACAGAATTAATGAGAACTGAAGCAGGGGTGTGtggaaaatctacaaaactgTGGATTTCTTGATGATAATCCgacttttaaaatcaaacattATATGGGTTAACAACTTCTAGCTAGTTTTTAGATCCTTTTAAAACTTGCAAAAGTCTAAATTATTGTccaattaattaattattgttctacgttttcttttttatgttttattttaaaagtttggtTATCCCACCAAAATGGATGATTTTGCCGCAGACATCTGATGTGGATCATTTGAATGAGGTTTATTCAAAAGACTTCAGAAGACTACCGTAAATTATAAGTTTCACAAACTTGGATTTCAAATCGTTAATCATAGGAAAcaaagaatcaaaaaaacaaaattgtgaaaagtcAAGTTTAAAGAAGTGTCAATGGAGAAATCGTCAAGTTGTCTGAAGCGAACGACcatgaaaagaaaagatgCATCCAAATCTCCCGAATTGTGGGTGGGTGTCAAGAATGGCAAAAAGGTGTGAGAAGGTCAATCAATTGGTCCAAAAGCAGGATGTCGAAATGAATAAGGGCCATACAAATACATACAAAACTTCTTCTCTCTTGACAAGAAAGGCCAATGCACGCCTATTGAGTAAAGGGGCGGGGCGAAATTAGAATATGTACCTATATTTACGCCGTTTACAACATGTCAGCTTGTACTATTTCTGGGTCATGAATCTTTTGTGGCAGATAGTTTGTTGTTAAAAACGAATACACTAttttatttggttttattaaaaattattaactggcttgtatataattttttgtgacatTGTTATTTACATTCCAAAAATGGCAAGGTTTCACCCGTAATTTTAgaattcgaccaaaaaatttcctaatttctTGAAAGATCGAACACGCAACACTGCTtgaatttcatcaaaaatctaaatatttttgaaatcgggccaaattttctggattGCTTGATTTTCATCTCCAGTAATGTTGGAGTatataagtgtatttaaaaCTATCCTGAAGCCATGAAGCCCCAGAAGATgaagcatttgaaaaatacaaagactactgaattcttaaaataaataaaaaaaagtttatataaaATGGACGTATAAGGAACCCGACAGTCATTTGGTTGTTGTCAAGTGTCCGTTTGTCCGTGCGTCAAGTACCAGTCTATTTGTTGTGTAACTAACACGTTAGCAAGAAGATCTTCACAATGTTTATTATTCACACCTTACGAATACTCAAACAAATAGACACGAAAAACGTTCGTGTCAGGAACAATTACACATGATGGTATTATTATTCTTTAATTGTAATTAATTGGGCACATTTCCAGTAACATATCCTTGAGCATCCAGCTGTCGCATGTATGCTTGCCACTCTaattctccttttttccaTTGCATTGAGTTGACATGCCCGTTTTGTCGATTCACACCACCGCCTGAAATAATAGATAGAAAAAGGTATAGGTAAAGAATAATAGAATTGGTCATAAAAGCtagggaaaaaagttttgaaaagcgTTGAATTGAAACGAGAAAAGACGAGCGTtgaagcattaaaaaaaactacaaacctCCTTGACTGGCGACTTTGTAAACCTGTTTGATTGCGGATTGCGCTGGAAAATGCACGTTGTCCGTGTTCCCGCCGGGAACCGTTCTAATTTGTGTTTCACACGCAATAATTAAATGATAAGTTAGGCTAAGAGCATGTTCGATAGACTCTCCACAAACAACGAATCCGTGGTTACGAAGAATCATCACATTTCGATCACCCAAGTCACGGACGAGCAACGCACGTTCCGCTTCGTCGATCAGGATTCCctggaaaaaagatgaaatgtcaagggtaatttttgaatttgaaaaaaagttgttggtGATTTAGAAGATACAGTAACTCTTCTATTGGTATTACATGCAATACGTATTTTTGATTTGGTCGTAGAGATAAAAGACTATGAAGGATGTGGTGTAAACAATGTTATCCTTAAAATGCTTTAGTGAATCAACTTTGATATTTTAGTAAGTGTGTAAAATTACTTACACGATATTCATGATATCCAACATCTCCAACAATCATTGACTCTTGACTAATTGGAAGAAGTCCACACTTTTGAGCCGAAACAGCAACAACTGATGGATGATGAAGATGTACAACACACTTAACCTCTGGACGACCATTATGAATTGCCGAATGAAGTACATAACCAGCTTGATTCACTCCAAAATTAGTTGAACCACCATCAATTACAGTTCCGTCTAGATCTACTTTAATAAGCGACGATGCACTGACTTCACTGTACAGTTGTCCAAATGCATTAATGAGAATTTCGTCTGGGTCAGTGGAAACACGAACCTGCAAAAAAGGAATAAATATTGGTAGTTCCGTGATTAtcttaagtttaaaaaatcttgctTATATGATCTTTAATTATTTctatttgatttaaattttagggACGGTTTTTGTTGTTCTATAGATTACTATAGTAACAGGTTTTCTAAATATAGAAAACTGGCGCAGCTTCCAAAAAGCGTGCCAGATTAATGGCGCCATcgctcaaaaaaacaaaatctgcaattttttctgtttatttatttatttttttcaaaattagaagaCTTATGTGACAGCCGTTCTTTGCAACTTTAAacctttcaaataattattgtcactattttttaaacatttttcacacacacacatctttttatttactttttttatcTTCCGGTGTAACTCTTTCTTGTGACAAATAaacaatattattattattatgacaTACAAGGAAAGTGCTTGTGCCGTTTTATGAACTTTGACCAATTTAGCAGAGGAGCACCCGGAATTGAAGAAAGTTTGGATGAACAGTTTTCcgtcaatttatttttaaaaaagtttttttaagttaaaaaatattttgaaacaaacagCATTCTCGGAAACACCCCACGTTGTCCAAGTTCACAGGGcaccaaaatttctaaaatggtCTGAAAATCTTTTCAGACCGAGCTTTCTCAAGCTGAAAAGGGTCCTGTGTAGCTAAATTTTTGTAGAGacctatttaaaatttgaataatactGATGGAAAATGTAACAGAAGTATTTTTTGGCGTATGGCTATTACTTAAGTAGCAAAACTTTTAATACCAAAACTAACCGTGATATGATTATAAATTCCTTGGCTCCATCTAAACAGATCAACTAATCTGTAGAGAGATGCTAATTTGTTTCTCTGTGTCAATTCTTCTGGATCATAACCATCATCATCTTTTAAATCAGCAATTGGTGTGATATGTGGATGAAACATTGGAGCAGGAACAGTTGCAGTTGAAATAACTCCAGCAGAGAACATAtcgtaattttgaaactttcgatTTTGTTGGTTAGGACGATTGACTACTGATGTTTTTGATGGCTGAAAGAAGacatataaataattaaaattgttttttgaatcacttgaaaacaaatcaaaaacctAGGCGGTCACGTTAGTCAGAGAATGGAAAGTGGGCGTGGCTTAAGATAGTGAAAGTGatagaagagaagaaaaagaaattgggaaaatgatAAGATACCTGTATGTGAGGAGATAGTGCCCGattattgattgaaatttcGGCGGATTCTTCgaattgttcaacttttacATCTCTGAAGAGCTGCTCAGATTCTTGTCTGCCTTCGAATTTTGGTACAACGAATGAGTTAATTTCATTTAACTGATTATTTGTCGAACTGGTAGATTCAATTGAATAACGTGCTCTTTTTTGATCAGAAGCTTCATCACGTATTGGTAGGTCATCATAAAACCTGTTTAAAACTGCTTCAGAATGTGCTTGTGAGAATGAAGTTCCGGgaatattcagaattttttgaatttcatctGAAGTTTGTCGTCTTAAGATTGCTGGAGCATTTGGTTTCGGTATTTCGTGACCTGGTTCAAACGTGTAAACTATCAAAGATGGTAGGCAATTCTTATTTTGACTTTCGATTTTCACCATTCGATAGATCTAAAAAATACGTTTTAAATAAACAGGATTTATTGTAAGAATACCTTTCTGTTCAATGCCGGACACGAACCCAAAATACTGACAAGAATTCTCAAAATATGAGTTCCATTTGTTTTAATTGCTGGAACAAAGTTTCCTGATTCATTGACACGGTAAAAATATGAATGTTGGCGTTCCAGTGTTCTTCTCGTTgctgaaatactttttttttgaaacaacacAAAACGTAGCTGAAACAACAGTTTATACTTcctgaatattttaaattcaattatcTTCTTTATAAAACTCCGAATTTTTAAGGTTTCAATTAATGGTACAGTTTTGGTTTTATAAAACGTATTTATGTTTCAATTAATCTTTCACTTCCACTTAATCACTTTGACAGCTCAATATCTTTGTTATCATGGGTTTCCTCAAAAACTGTTCAACTATGAAAATATAGAGAAATATTTGACCCACATTTTTACTTGGCGagttttcggaattttcaaatgttcaaactgaaaaacgagaaattcaAGCAAAACAAATTAACTGATAACATGTTGCACATAATCatgactttaaaaaagtacGACAAATCCTAGAACGCATTTACCTGTGCCCACAACTATATAGAGCCAATGCTAAATGCTCACCTCCAATGTGATATGGTGAAAAGTTATCAAGATGCAAAGTATCtttatcgacttttttgtCCACCACAAATACTTCACAACTAGTGAATCCAGGTTCTAGTGGGGGACTACTGTTGACAAGTTCTggataaaatctgaaataattcaaatttaaaattattatccTCAATTAACCCATACTCTGCTGTTTGCATAATTGAAATGTAGTCAACTCGATTCTTTTTCTTCGGAAGCAACAGACATTTTCTATTCGAAACTTCTGCTAATCTCTAAACAatgtatatttaaaatattgaaattttcacaatttgattCCCTTACTTGAAtcagaaaattatatgaaacatttttacaataatttcCATCGTTGTTTGTATCATCATCACTTCCATCCGACATATTATTTGATGTCAGTATCTGTAAATAGAATGTATTCAATTGATAacaaaatataacaaaaacacatcaaaaattgatgcATTAATTCTCAAACATACAAAAGACAAAACCCATAAAAGTCGTACAAACGTTTGGAAATGCCGATCGATTCTTTCCAATGTAGTCACCAAGTAAACACTATTGACCACGGCCGCACAATTTCATCGTTGACGGCCATCCAGTGAGGGTGCCCACTCGTCCTACGTCTCTCACAAATTGTGTACAAATGGTGAACAAAGAAGAGGGATTGAACAACTCTAGTCATGAATGAGTTTTTGGAGTTTATtcgttttgaaagtttcatatTTATAGCAGTATGAAGATGGCACTTATTAGATTcactgtactttttttttgaattttaatatcaAGTGTTTATAATcatgattgatttttttgaggtCCTATCCCAAACATTTCAGTTTTGTGTGGGCGAAAATTAGTTGtgtattgaattaaaaattacaattttaatgaattgCATGCAAAACCAATAGGAAAACCATGgtattttagtcatttttacaaataaaatgttttgctagaaaatcgaaaattgcattatgtaacaaatataaaaatggtttacatttttactatttttcagtcaaaatatCATGCATATTTTAAGTTCAATCTGGCCTATTCCATATCCTTCAATACTTCAATTAtggttttttctttgttaAAAATGGAACATGCCTGTTGCATTTTTGGAAAGGTTTAAAGCTTTTTTAGTTGGGacagaaattgcaaaaatttaatatcagAAATAAATAGATTGAAgtattaattgaaatttaaaaaatatcctACACAAGAAAATCAACAGTAGgccccgcccatttcttgtttttttccgtttgtgtatcagtttctgaaaattctcgTTTGTTTCTACTTTCGTCCACATCAAATCAAGCATTTCGAACaagcaaaattgttttcaagaatttataCAGCTTTTCAATAAagctagaaaaattaaatcaaggAATATTAATCTACACATGAAGCGTAAAACAAAACTGTTATGAAAAGAAACTGATGGATGCATGTGGTGTAAGAAGGGTAAATAATGAGAGATGATTGCAAAAGAACCACGATTTTTGGGGGGTTTTTGGGAGATTGGAAATAAGAAGATTCGTGAAGAACTATTGTTACAAACAGATATAGATGAAAAGAGTAGGCAATAGATGGGAAAAGACATGAAAAAACGAGAGGCTCGGCAATAATTGAGTTAgagatttttaaaggaatAAAGGTGAGGGGGGAAATTCAATAATTATCACAAGTCAACACGAAATAGTGGAGAGAATTGAGGAGAATTAGGGTGTCAACAACAATCACACACTATCCATTTCATcgagatttgatttttttgattttcaaaattctccgggaaagatgaaaaaaaagggaaatttgggaaataCTGGGATGGTGACAAGAGGATTGAAAAATCCAGAGACTAgattaaaaatagatttatagaaaaaaggaaagcGAAATGTTAGCGAAAGTGGAAGAAGACGTTGGAATTCAGAGGATCTATTTTCAATCTGTAACTTCAAATATATACCTTCTTTCACAATCGTTGTGGAAATTTACAATCATCTAAATCCCAcgcctttcttttttttgaaaatattaacaaAATGGAGTGGTGAAGAGAgattttacttcaaattttacatttgaaaGGTTAACTttgttctacaaaaaatataggCAGGAAAAGGGGGTCAGTGTGCGAATAAATACGAGGGAATGTATGTGTTGTGTGCAACTTAAAGactgaacaaaaattgaagagttCTGATTATGAGAGCGTTGGATGGATTCGATAAGTAGGGGAGAAAAAAACAGATAAAAATGGggagaagagaagaagagaaaTGATACTTTAATGGatctaaaattacaaaaaaaaacaacagaagGCAGGGAATGATGGTGGGAGAGAAAGAGAGGGCACTGGGAACAGTTGAATACAAATTGGAAGAAGAATTAGTAGGTAAAATGCGGATTGATAAATGAAAAACCACGAAACTCGTCTTGATTGATTGCACGAACGACTGCAGGATCACTTGGTGTCAGCACAGGCTCTTCTTTCGTAAAATCACTATCAAAGTTGTTCGCGTCGCgttttgatttctgaaaaatcgaatatgaTTTAGATGTTTGtcatcggaaattttttcgatttttttcagggaaaaccgtaaatcggaaaaaaaatgttctgaaaattaataataaatatcacattttgttaaatcagaaaaaaattaagtttctctaaaaagaaacaaaatgaccaaaatttgatatattatatatatcgaaattttgttcgaaatatcgtaaaaaaacaaaaattttcgattttttgttaaaaaaaatctatcgAAAAGCCAAAATatgtatatttatttaaatgactactgtagcacttttgtcgatttacgggctcgagcttcgaaatgaattcatttttgaatagtgACAGCGATATTCCCTTTTCCTTTGCTTCTTCGTATTATTATCtctattttattcaatttttaatattacatcgataaataaattattttaattcatttagaaaatcgatctcgtaaatcgacacaaccACTTCTTACAGTAGTCAATTAaagaagtactgtagttttcgccaatttcatttttcattacttacaatttttggcttaaatgGCGGTTTAACTTGTCTTGATTCTAAAGCATCCCAATCAAtttcacggaaaaatggaTGTGCTCGAATCGCATCTTCACCTCCTTGTGACACAACACATCCCAGTCGTTTACCAGCATTTTTCGTcatgaactgaaaattaaatttatagagttgtaaaatataatttcaattacCGCTTTCAGAATATTAACAGCTTCTTTTGATAACCATACAGGATACAATACATCATCATTAAGAATAGCTTCAAATAGATCATCTTCATTGTCAGCTTCAAATGGTGGTTGTCCAGCCATCATTTCATACATAAGTACTCCAAGTGCCCACCAATCAACAGATACTCCATATTCCATTTCTTGTAATATTTCAGGAGCAATGTAATCTGGAGTTCCACAGAATGTGCTTGTCAGATTATCCTTGTTAATTCCTTCCTTGCACATTCCAAAATCTGCCAAACGACAGTGACCTTCGGCGTCAAGAAGAATATTATCAAGTTtcaaatctctgaaaatttagcggatgttttatttttagtctgaccaagggtgtcggtttttagattttttactaaatttgaaaaactaaattttcgagatttttcgatttttttaaagttgaaaattttcgtttttcaatgttctatttttcacgaaaaaaaaacaaattttttcaattacactCTTCATTCTGACCCAAAACTAACCGGTATATGACATCATTCCTATGCAAAAACTGTAGAGCACATGTAACTTCTGCTGCATAGAATCTTGCTCTACTTTCATCAAACTTTCGAGCTCTTTGAATTTGGAACATTAAGTCACCACCATTTACATATTCCATTACAAAGAATAAAcgatcctgaaaaaaaaattgattttaaaaattgtgaaaaataaataaattaccgATGTCTGGAACGAGCTGTGAAGTGCTGTGAGGAATGGATGTTTAGCTGCTAATGATAGAATTCTTTTTTCACACATTGTACATTCTACATCATCATCTTGAACTATTACATCTTTTTTAAGAATCTTGATTGCATATACTTCATCAGTTCCTTTCCTTTCTGCTAACATTACTTTACCAAATGATCCTTTTCCAAGAACTTTCATAAATGTGAAATCATGAATCGACAGAGTACCACCAGGAACTTTTGAAGCACTTCGTGATGATGTTGTTCCAGAATCATCTTCACTTATTTGTTGTAAATAACCTATAAAcgtttatattttgataaaagatATTGCACACGTGGAAATatatagaaat
This is a stretch of genomic DNA from Caenorhabditis elegans chromosome V. It encodes these proteins:
- the add-2 gene encoding Class II aldolase/adducin N-terminal domain-containing protein (Confirmed by transcript evidence), whose product is MFSAGVISTATVPAPMFHPHITPIADLKDDDGYDPEELTQRNKLASLYRLVDLFRWSQGIYNHITVRVSTDPDEILINAFGQLYSEVSASSLIKVDLDGTVIDGGSTNFGVNQAGYVLHSAIHNGRPEVKCVVHLHHPSVVAVSAQKCGLLPISQESMIVGDVGYHEYRGILIDEAERALLVRDLGDRNVMILRNHGFVVCGESIEHALSLTYHLIIACETQIRTVPGGNTDNVHFPAQSAIKQVYKVASQGGGGVNRQNGHVNSMQWKKGELEWQAYMRQLDAQGYVTGNVPN
- the add-2 gene encoding Adducin-related protein 2 (Confirmed by transcript evidence); its protein translation is MSDGSDDDTNNDGNYCKNVSYNFLIQRLAEVSNRKCLLLPKKKNRVDYISIMQTAEFYPELVNSSPPLEPGFTSCEVFVVDKKVDKDTLHLDNFSPYHIGATRRTLERQHSYFYRVNESGNFVPAIKTNGTHILRILVSILGSCPALNRKIYRMVKIESQNKNCLPSLIVYTFEPGHEIPKPNAPAILRRQTSDEIQKILNIPGTSFSQAHSEAVLNRFYDDLPIRDEASDQKRARYSIESTSSTNNQLNEINSFVVPKFEGRQESEQLFRDVKVEQFEESAEISINNRALSPHIQPSKTSVVNRPNQQNRKFQNYDMFSAGVISTATVPAPMFHPHITPIADLKDDDGYDPEELTQRNKLASLYRLVDLFRWSQGIYNHITVRVSTDPDEILINAFGQLYSEVSASSLIKVDLDGTVIDGGSTNFGVNQAGYVLHSAIHNGRPEVKCVVHLHHPSVVAVSAQKCGLLPISQESMIVGDVGYHEYRGILIDEAERALLVRDLGDRNVMILRNHGFVVCGESIEHALSLTYHLIIACETQIRTVPGGNTDNVHFPAQSAIKQVYKVASQGGGGVNRQNGHVNSMQWKKGELEWQAYMRQLDAQGYVTGNVPN
- the pkc-1 gene encoding Protein kinase C-like 1B (Confirmed by transcript evidence), whose translation is MLFTGTVRVRVLEARQLRPTEWSRRFRQDEAATAAIDSYVNVDWDEYHIGKTQVRPKTNEPRWNEEFTASGVHQGKAIGFSVFHSCVMPPDDFVANTRIAFDQLKIGSANDIWVDLEPHGQLHVVVEMHGTNVEDVHSHNKTRVFKERTNAFNDRQRRGAMRRKIHEVTGHKFMALFLRQPTFCAHCKEFIWGIGKQGYQCQICTVVVHKRCHEDVVWKCPGNKADAVEELGKEIQETGAGRFNINMPHRFSVHSYKRPTFCDHCGSMLYGLINQGLQCSTCKLNVHKRCQRNVANNCGINAKQMAAELAQLGLTGDKMSIRSKKKPSIMTDTSTDISGSSNSENSGYLQQISEDDSGTTSSRSASKVPGGTLSIHDFTFMKVLGKGSFGKVMLAERKGTDEVYAIKILKKDVIVQDDDVECTMCEKRILSLAAKHPFLTALHSSFQTSDRLFFVMEYVNGGDLMFQIQRARKFDESRARFYAAEVTCALQFLHRNDVIYRDLKLDNILLDAEGHCRLADFGMCKEGINKDNLTSTFCGTPDYIAPEILQEMEYGVSVDWWALGVLMYEMMAGQPPFEADNEDDLFEAILNDDVLYPVWLSKEAVNILKAFMTKNAGKRLGCVVSQGGEDAIRAHPFFREIDWDALESRQVKPPFKPKIKSKRDANNFDSDFTKEEPVLTPSDPAVVRAINQDEFRGFSFINPHFTY
- the pkc-1 gene encoding Protein kinase C-like 1B (Confirmed by transcript evidence) — translated: MSFDCLVYDEYAPSSKSRNSSNKAKVKKKNSWGFWVKQDSTSSSSFHDVHSHNKTRVFKERTNAFNDRQRRGAMRRKIHEVTGHKFMALFLRQPTFCAHCKEFIWGIGKQGYQCQICTVVVHKRCHEDVVWKCPGNKADAVEELGKEIQETGAGRFNINMPHRFSVHSYKRPTFCDHCGSMLYGLINQGLQCSTCKLNVHKRCQRNVANNCGINAKQMAAELAQLGLTGDKMSIRSKKKPSIMTDTSTDISGSSNSENSGYLQQISEDDSGTTSSRSASKVPGGTLSIHDFTFMKVLGKGSFGKVMLAERKGTDEVYAIKILKKDVIVQDDDVECTMCEKRILSLAAKHPFLTALHSSFQTSDRLFFVMEYVNGGDLMFQIQRARKFDESRARFYAAEVTCALQFLHRNDVIYRDLKLDNILLDAEGHCRLADFGMCKEGINKDNLTSTFCGTPDYIAPEILQEMEYGVSVDWWALGVLMYEMMAGQPPFEADNEDDLFEAILNDDVLYPVWLSKEAVNILKAFMTKNAGKRLGCVVSQGGEDAIRAHPFFREIDWDALESRQVKPPFKPKIKSKRDANNFDSDFTKEEPVLTPSDPAVVRAINQDEFRGFSFINPHFTY